In Bombus pyrosoma isolate SC7728 linkage group LG18, ASM1482585v1, whole genome shotgun sequence, a single genomic region encodes these proteins:
- the LOC122577321 gene encoding uncharacterized protein LOC122577321 — protein sequence MSKTSTNEDSEISLKQVLDAIQRQNEIHARTTAEIQQQIQILAKRSSEESQRLAKEIKLLRKTVAELKLCIESKQIIMTTDFESVSNTTKKTAKSRNRDRVPVASAPETIFDPDSDNDDEFQKYNEPRHLTMLSAEDAIRYVPTLNGDDDIGVENFIKEVRAMRMRCSQKDLLLKAIKIDKIVGKAAQSIRNTPIESYADLHDALRSNVVVEVTSDEYEEQLRDLRQGRYESVQSFNMRFRLILNKLTYAITSENPQPITRRIMIEATMKKVSGIYSKGLRHDIGRILLASKLDSLNETEKKAVDIERYLRKQKESRRTGTRPTVTYNRLNNKPMQTSNRPLLATRNNPINKNISPFSKTEHVPFAERQQVKCFKCGKLGHVAPQCENFQLTNQIYLPSPRVRRERGSTTARKKR from the coding sequence atgtctAAAACATCAACAAATGAAGACAGCGAAATTAGTCTAAAGCAAGTATTAGACGCGATACAGAGACAGAACGAAATTCACGCGAGAACTACCGCCGAAATTCAACAACAAATCCAAATACTAGCCAAACGATCAAGCGAGGAGAGTCAACGCCTTGCTAAAGAGATCAAACTGCTAAGAAAAACAGTTGCCGAATTGAAGCTATGCATTGAAAGTAAGCAAATAATTATGACCACAGATTTTGAATCTGTGAGTAATACCACAAAAAAGACCGCGAAATCGAGAAACAGGGATCGTGTACCCGTAGCGAGCGCCCCCGAAACGATATTTGACCCTGATAGCGATAACGATGACGAATTCCAAAAATACAATGAGCCACGACACCTAACTATGTTATCAGCGGAAGACGCAATAAGGTACGTTCCAACTTTAAACGGTGACGATGATATTGgtgtagaaaatttcataaaagaagTACGTGCTATGCGAATGCGTTGTTCacaaaaagatttattattgaaagCCATTAAAATCGACAAAATAGTTGGTAAAGCCGCGCAAAGTATTCGAAACACACCTATTGAAAGTTATGCAGATTTACATGACGCTTTGAGATCCAACGTAGTGGTTGAAGTAACATCTGACGAATACGAAGAACAATTACGTGATTTGAGACAAGGACGCTACGAATCTGTTCAAAGCTTCAATATGCGATTCCGCCTCATATTAAATAAGCTTACGTATGCAATAACTAGTGAAAATCCACAACCAATTACGAGACGAATAATGATTGAAGCCACCATGAAAAAAGTAAGTGGAATTTATTCGAAAGGACTTCGACACGACATAGGACGCATACTGTTAGCAAGCAAACTAGATTCATTGaacgaaacagaaaagaaagcCGTCGACATTGAAAGATACCTACGAAAACAAAAGGAATCGAGAAGGACAGGTACTCGACCAACAGTAACGTATAACCGACTTAATAACAAGCCGATGCAGACGAGCAACCGACCATTACTTGCCACACGTAATAATCcaatcaacaaaaatatttcaccatTTTCTAAAACGGAACATGTACCATTTGCTGAGCGACAGCaagtaaaatgtttcaaatgtgGTAAATTGGGACACGTTGCACCACaatgtgaaaattttcaattaaccaATCAAATATACCTACCATCTCCACGAGTAAGACGAGAACGAGGATCAACAACAGCAAGAAAAAAACGTTAA